A window from Cytobacillus sp. FSL H8-0458 encodes these proteins:
- a CDS encoding methionine ABC transporter ATP-binding protein — translation MISIKDVQKIFSSKNGQVKAVDDVNLEVKEGEIFGVIGYSGAGKSTLIRMLNGLELPTHGSVTVAGNEVSKIKGSKLRKARQEISMIFQHFNLLWSRTVRENIAFPLEIAGVSRQERLKRVDELIKLVGLEGREDAYPSQLSGGQKQRVGIARALANNPKVLLCDEATSALDPQTTDSILELLVDINERLGLTIVLITHEMHVIRKICHRVAVMEGGRIVEIGPVLDVFKNPKAVITKRFVQQVTEPEETKETIDHLVDLYPKGKVVQLGFVGESAEQPLITNLIRHFQVTVNILQGKISQTQNGSYGTLFIHVDGEAEEVAKAIEFIHSQQVGVEVISNA, via the coding sequence TTGATTTCCATAAAAGATGTACAGAAGATATTCTCTTCAAAAAACGGTCAGGTAAAAGCAGTTGACGATGTAAACCTGGAGGTAAAAGAAGGAGAAATTTTCGGTGTTATCGGATACAGCGGTGCAGGTAAAAGTACCTTAATCCGCATGCTGAATGGGCTGGAGCTTCCTACCCATGGCAGTGTAACAGTAGCAGGCAATGAGGTTTCAAAGATAAAGGGAAGCAAGCTAAGAAAAGCGCGGCAGGAAATAAGCATGATTTTCCAGCACTTCAACCTGTTATGGTCGAGGACAGTAAGAGAGAATATTGCATTTCCGCTTGAAATCGCAGGGGTTTCCCGGCAGGAAAGGCTCAAAAGAGTAGATGAGCTCATTAAACTCGTCGGTCTGGAGGGAAGAGAAGATGCCTATCCTTCCCAGCTTAGCGGGGGTCAAAAGCAAAGAGTAGGGATTGCCAGAGCCCTAGCCAATAATCCAAAAGTGCTGCTTTGTGATGAGGCAACATCTGCCCTTGATCCGCAGACAACAGACTCCATTTTGGAGCTGCTTGTTGACATCAATGAGCGGCTGGGCTTAACCATTGTCCTCATTACACATGAAATGCACGTAATCCGTAAAATCTGCCATCGGGTTGCTGTTATGGAAGGCGGCCGGATTGTGGAAATCGGCCCTGTATTGGATGTCTTTAAGAATCCGAAAGCTGTGATTACAAAGCGCTTTGTCCAGCAGGTGACAGAGCCTGAAGAAACGAAGGAAACGATTGATCATCTGGTCGATTTGTATCCAAAAGGAAAAGTAGTCCAATTAGGATTTGTCGGCGAATCAGCTGAACAGCCATTGATTACAAACCTGATCCGTCACTTCCAGGTAACTGTTAATATTCTGCAGGGGAAGATTTCCCAGACACAGAATGGTTCCTACGGCACCTTATTCATCCATGTTGATGGAGAAGCAGAGGAAGTTGCAAAAGCGATTGAATTTATCCATTCTCAGCAGGTGGGCGTGGAGGTGATTTCCAATGCTTAA
- a CDS encoding YusG family protein — MTLNQQKIDITDRVVGKLNNNRIDLYLENEKIGQISLPEGSSFNLSHHFETEHQKIYQNVSVPDKAQERYTDCDEGGWC; from the coding sequence ATGACATTGAATCAGCAGAAAATCGATATAACGGACCGGGTTGTCGGCAAGCTTAACAATAATCGGATAGATCTTTATCTTGAAAACGAAAAAATTGGTCAAATCAGCCTTCCTGAAGGCTCTTCTTTCAACTTGTCCCATCATTTTGAAACCGAACACCAAAAAATATACCAGAATGTCTCCGTTCCGGATAAAGCGCAAGAGCGTTATACAGACTGTGACGAAGGCGGCTGGTGCTGA
- a CDS encoding acetyl-CoA C-acetyltransferase: protein MREAVIVAGARTPVGKAKKGTLANVRPDDLGALAVKETLKRAGNYEGNIDDLIIGCSMPEAEQGLNMARNIGALAGLSHEVPGITINRYCSSGLQAIAYAAEKIMIGHADTIIAGGAESMSLVPMMGHVVRPNAKLAETAPQYYMGMGHTAEEVAKKYGITREDQDAFAVRSHQKAAQAIREGKFADEIVPVDVTFRSVGKDNKLVEKTIQFSQDEGVRADSTIESLGKLRPAFSVTGSVTAGNSSQTSDGAAAVMVMDREKAESSGLKPMAKFRSFTVGGVPPEIMGVGPVVAIPKALKLAGLELSDIGLFELNEAFASQSIQIIRELGLDEEKVNVNGGAIALGHPLGCSGAKLTLSLIHEMKRRNQQFGVVTMCIGGGMGAAGVFELL from the coding sequence ATGAGAGAAGCGGTTATAGTTGCAGGTGCCAGGACACCGGTCGGAAAAGCCAAAAAAGGTACGCTTGCAAATGTCAGGCCGGATGACTTAGGAGCGCTCGCAGTAAAAGAAACCCTAAAGCGTGCAGGAAATTATGAAGGAAATATCGATGATTTAATTATCGGATGTTCTATGCCTGAAGCAGAACAGGGGCTGAACATGGCCAGGAATATCGGCGCCCTTGCCGGACTTTCACATGAAGTGCCGGGGATAACGATCAATCGCTATTGTTCCTCAGGCCTGCAGGCTATTGCCTATGCAGCTGAAAAAATCATGATTGGCCATGCAGATACAATTATTGCCGGCGGAGCAGAATCTATGAGCCTGGTGCCAATGATGGGGCATGTAGTCCGCCCGAACGCCAAACTGGCGGAAACAGCTCCTCAATACTATATGGGTATGGGACATACAGCTGAAGAAGTTGCAAAGAAGTACGGCATTACACGTGAAGACCAGGATGCATTTGCTGTCAGAAGCCATCAGAAGGCTGCGCAGGCAATCCGGGAAGGCAAATTTGCAGATGAAATTGTACCTGTGGACGTAACGTTCAGATCTGTTGGAAAAGACAATAAGCTGGTAGAAAAAACAATCCAATTCAGCCAGGATGAAGGTGTCCGTGCAGATTCCACAATTGAATCACTTGGAAAACTGCGTCCCGCATTCTCGGTAACCGGCAGTGTCACAGCCGGAAATTCATCTCAGACAAGTGATGGGGCAGCAGCCGTAATGGTTATGGACCGGGAAAAGGCAGAATCATCCGGATTGAAGCCAATGGCTAAATTCAGAAGTTTTACCGTAGGCGGTGTCCCTCCTGAGATCATGGGTGTCGGCCCGGTTGTGGCCATTCCTAAAGCATTAAAGCTTGCAGGACTGGAGCTTTCGGATATCGGTTTATTTGAATTGAATGAAGCTTTTGCTTCTCAATCTATTCAAATTATCCGTGAACTGGGATTGGATGAAGAGAAGGTAAATGTTAACGGAGGCGCAATTGCACTCGGGCATCCGCTGGGCTGTTCCGGCGCCAAGCTCACTCTGTCACTAATCCATGAAATGAAACGCCGCAATCAGCAATTCGGAGTAGTCACAATGTGCATCGGAGGCGGCATGGGCGCAGCCGGAGTATTTGAACTTTTATAA
- a CDS encoding MFS transporter, whose product MAFYREWAGQFKGYNRNIKLAFMANILTQIGFGIFMVIYNFYIRELGYSESVNGQIISMTALATAMILVPAGIASDRIGRKKAMMFGAVATGAVMLFRSIVEMQELLILFAFLTGLTTAFLQVSGIPWLAENSKADQRVHLFSIHFAIMTGANVIGNLSGGILTDVFSLFMDQLTSIRITLLIASVFFVAGLFPILRFAEVSKDRKGAKGIKGWSFKNLSVKNNGVKIIAMFAFAQLLIGFGAGLVIPYLNLYFADRFEASNSAIGMIISLGQAATAFAMIIGPVVVRKVGEVKAVVILQLMSLPFLLLTAYTENLWLAAIGFLFRQALMNAGNPIQMSLMMSKVNDSMKGLANSVNQMVFNLGWAVMGPVSTGIVMRYGEYWGYALVFTITASLYLIGSLYFFFVFKGYKKTKTAAASVKIV is encoded by the coding sequence ATGGCATTTTACAGGGAGTGGGCTGGTCAATTTAAAGGTTATAACCGAAACATAAAATTGGCGTTTATGGCGAATATCCTTACACAAATTGGTTTTGGGATATTCATGGTAATATATAATTTCTACATAAGGGAGCTCGGCTACTCAGAAAGTGTTAATGGACAAATCATATCCATGACTGCTCTCGCGACAGCAATGATTCTTGTGCCGGCAGGGATCGCCAGCGACCGAATTGGCAGAAAAAAAGCGATGATGTTTGGTGCAGTTGCAACAGGTGCAGTTATGCTCTTCAGAAGTATAGTTGAAATGCAGGAGCTCCTGATTTTATTTGCATTTTTAACCGGGCTGACAACAGCCTTTCTTCAGGTATCCGGCATACCATGGCTGGCTGAAAATTCAAAGGCTGATCAAAGGGTTCATTTATTCAGTATCCATTTTGCTATAATGACGGGCGCAAATGTGATCGGGAACTTAAGCGGGGGCATCTTAACGGATGTTTTTTCTTTGTTTATGGATCAGCTCACCAGCATACGCATCACCCTTCTGATTGCAAGTGTGTTTTTCGTAGCCGGCTTATTTCCAATTTTGCGTTTCGCAGAGGTTTCGAAAGATCGAAAAGGTGCAAAGGGCATAAAAGGCTGGTCATTCAAAAATCTCTCAGTTAAAAATAACGGTGTCAAAATTATCGCGATGTTTGCTTTTGCTCAACTGCTGATTGGATTTGGTGCAGGACTAGTTATTCCCTATCTGAATCTATACTTCGCAGACCGCTTTGAAGCCTCCAATTCAGCTATTGGCATGATTATTTCATTAGGGCAGGCTGCCACGGCCTTTGCCATGATTATCGGACCGGTTGTGGTAAGAAAAGTGGGAGAGGTTAAAGCTGTTGTGATCCTGCAGCTCATGTCACTTCCTTTCCTGCTTTTAACCGCTTATACTGAAAACCTTTGGCTGGCTGCCATCGGCTTTTTGTTCCGGCAGGCGTTGATGAATGCCGGAAATCCTATACAAATGTCATTGATGATGTCAAAGGTAAATGATTCGATGAAAGGATTGGCAAACTCAGTCAATCAGATGGTGTTCAATCTGGGCTGGGCTGTAATGGGCCCAGTTTCAACAGGAATCGTCATGAGGTATGGAGAATATTGGGGATATGCACTCGTATTCACCATTACAGCTTCTTTATACTTGATTGGCTCTCTATATTTTTTCTTTGTATTCAAAGGCTATAAAAAGACAAAAACTGCAGCAGCCTCTGTAAAAATAGTATGA
- a CDS encoding O-acetylhomoserine aminocarboxypropyltransferase/cysteine synthase family protein has translation MTDKQKNYRFETIGVHGGLKPDPVTGARAVPIYQNNAYQFKNTDHAADLFALKEPGYIYSRIHNPTVSVFEERVALLEGGVGALALASGQSAITLAILNIAEAGDEIVAASNLYGGTYNLFAVTLPKYGIKVKLVDPKDPENFRSAITDKTKAVFAETIGNPSLKILDIEKVAAIAHENGVPLIVDNTFATPYLCRPIEHGADIVIHSATKWLLGNGTTMGGVIVDGGKFDWNSPKFPGFTEPDPSYHDIVYSEAIGEAAYIIKARVQLLRDLGPAMSAQSAFQFTLGLETLHVRMKEHVANTKKVVEYLEAHPAVNWVLYPGHESHPDKDLADKYLPKGAGAVAVFGIAGGREAGAKLINSLQLWAHVANVGDAKSLIIHPASTTHQQLDEEGLKAAGVPEDLIRISIGIENAEDLIEDLEQAIEAAAGLTSLAAKA, from the coding sequence ATGACGGACAAACAGAAAAATTACCGCTTTGAAACAATTGGAGTACATGGGGGGCTGAAGCCTGACCCTGTAACTGGCGCGAGGGCGGTCCCAATTTATCAGAATAATGCTTATCAGTTCAAAAATACAGATCACGCTGCAGACCTCTTTGCCCTGAAAGAGCCGGGATATATTTATAGCAGGATACATAATCCCACTGTCAGTGTGTTTGAGGAAAGAGTGGCCCTGCTTGAAGGAGGAGTGGGTGCGCTGGCCCTTGCCAGCGGCCAGTCTGCTATTACACTTGCCATTTTAAACATCGCCGAAGCTGGTGATGAAATTGTTGCCGCATCCAATTTATATGGGGGTACTTATAATTTATTTGCAGTTACACTTCCCAAGTATGGAATAAAGGTAAAACTGGTGGATCCAAAGGATCCGGAAAATTTCCGGAGCGCCATTACAGATAAAACAAAGGCTGTCTTCGCCGAAACGATTGGAAACCCCAGCCTGAAAATCCTGGATATTGAAAAGGTTGCCGCAATTGCACACGAAAACGGTGTCCCCCTGATTGTCGATAACACTTTTGCTACCCCTTATCTTTGCAGGCCTATTGAACATGGAGCTGACATTGTCATACACTCTGCGACAAAATGGCTGCTCGGCAATGGGACCACAATGGGGGGAGTTATAGTAGACGGCGGGAAATTTGACTGGAATTCTCCTAAGTTTCCGGGCTTTACAGAGCCTGATCCGAGCTACCATGATATTGTCTATAGCGAAGCAATTGGCGAAGCTGCTTATATTATAAAAGCACGGGTACAGCTGTTAAGAGACTTAGGACCTGCAATGAGTGCGCAAAGTGCATTCCAGTTCACTTTGGGTCTTGAGACTCTGCATGTGAGAATGAAGGAACATGTTGCCAATACCAAAAAGGTAGTGGAATATTTGGAGGCGCACCCGGCCGTTAATTGGGTGCTCTATCCAGGTCATGAAAGCCACCCGGACAAAGACTTGGCAGATAAATATTTGCCAAAAGGAGCCGGGGCAGTGGCTGTATTTGGAATTGCGGGCGGTCGAGAGGCTGGAGCCAAGCTGATCAATAGTTTGCAGCTATGGGCACATGTGGCAAATGTCGGGGACGCAAAGAGCCTGATTATCCACCCTGCAAGCACGACTCATCAGCAGCTGGATGAGGAAGGTTTAAAAGCTGCAGGAGTGCCGGAGGACTTGATTCGGATTTCGATCGGCATCGAAAATGCAGAAGATTTAATTGAAGACCTGGAACAGGCGATAGAAGCAGCTGCAGGTCTCACATCGCTAGCTGCAAAAGCGTAA
- a CDS encoding thioredoxin family protein, whose protein sequence is MQEWSQQDIEEAISGEETILIYLYTPMCGTCQMAGKMLAVAEQLLPGQKMGKADLNYMPQLAEKWGVESVPCLLIFRKGNLHEKLYAFRSVPYLLDKIRSID, encoded by the coding sequence ATGCAGGAATGGTCGCAGCAGGACATTGAGGAAGCGATTAGCGGAGAAGAAACGATTCTTATCTATTTGTATACGCCTATGTGCGGAACCTGCCAGATGGCAGGAAAGATGCTGGCAGTTGCAGAGCAATTGCTGCCAGGTCAAAAAATGGGAAAAGCGGACTTAAATTATATGCCGCAATTGGCTGAAAAATGGGGAGTGGAAAGCGTACCCTGCCTCCTCATCTTCAGAAAAGGGAATTTACATGAAAAATTATATGCTTTCCGATCCGTACCCTATTTATTGGATAAAATTAGAAGCATCGATTAG
- a CDS encoding methionine ABC transporter permease has protein sequence MLNEWFPNVKWDSMWEATVETLYMTAISVIATFILGAILGLLLFLTSKGNIWGNAAINKIISAFVNIFRSIPFIILIVLLIPFTKFLLGTMIGEDAALPALIIGAAPFYARMVEIGLREIDKGVIEAAKSMGAKTSTIIWKVLLPESMPALVSGITVTAIALVGYTAMAGVIGAGGLGNLAYLEGFQRSRNDVTVMATVIILIIVFIIQFIGDIITTKLDKR, from the coding sequence ATGCTTAATGAATGGTTTCCAAATGTGAAATGGGACTCCATGTGGGAAGCTACTGTGGAAACTCTCTATATGACAGCTATTTCTGTTATTGCAACCTTTATTTTAGGAGCAATTTTGGGGCTGCTGCTCTTTTTAACCTCAAAGGGGAATATCTGGGGAAATGCAGCAATCAATAAAATTATCTCAGCGTTCGTCAATATTTTCCGTTCGATTCCATTTATTATCCTTATTGTATTACTGATTCCATTTACGAAGTTTTTGCTTGGGACAATGATTGGGGAGGATGCAGCATTGCCTGCATTAATTATTGGTGCTGCCCCGTTTTATGCCCGAATGGTGGAAATCGGCTTGAGGGAAATAGATAAAGGTGTAATTGAAGCGGCCAAGTCTATGGGCGCAAAAACAAGCACGATTATCTGGAAGGTTCTGCTTCCGGAATCAATGCCCGCCCTTGTTTCAGGAATTACCGTTACAGCCATCGCGCTGGTTGGCTACACAGCCATGGCCGGTGTTATCGGTGCTGGGGGACTTGGAAACCTCGCTTACCTGGAAGGATTCCAGAGGAGCCGCAATGATGTGACGGTTATGGCGACTGTCATTATTCTAATCATCGTATTTATCATCCAGTTTATTGGAGATATCATAACAACAAAATTAGACAAACGTTAA
- a CDS encoding acyl-CoA dehydrogenase family protein — MSNQTENLIKGGSFLIEDVSYDRVFTPEDYTDEQVMIAKTTEDYVVNEVVPQIEHLENHEFDRSVKLLKQAGDLGLLGADVPEEYGGLALDKVSSALIAEKMARAGGFSISHGAHVGIGSLPIVLFGNEEQKQKYLPELATGEKLAAYALTEPSSGSDALGAKTTAKLNAEGTHYVLNGEKQWITNAGFADVFVVYAKIDGEHFSAFIVEREFPGVSVGAEEKKMGIKSSSTRTLILEDAEVPKENLLGEFGKGHVIAFNILNIGRYKLGVGAVGGAKRAFELAVQYANQRQQFKTPISQFNLTKEKLGTMASKIYAAESAVYRTVGLFEDRMSKLTDEEIKDGKEVAKSIAEYAIECSMNKFFNTEVLDYVVDEGVQIHGGYGFMAEYEIERAYRDSRINRIFEGTNEINRLLVPGTYLRKALKGELPLFQKAQALQEELMMMMPEEPGDEPLAQEKYLVKNAKKIGLLAAGLAAQKYGKALDKEQEVLVNIADIISNAYAMESVVLRTEKAIEKAGLEKSKQKLLYTQIFCQEAFNEIEQDAKETLVAVENGDALRMMISALRKFTRHTPVNVITKKREASEKLIDAERFTV, encoded by the coding sequence ATGTCAAATCAAACTGAAAATCTTATCAAAGGCGGAAGCTTTTTAATCGAAGATGTTTCCTATGACCGGGTTTTTACACCTGAAGACTATACAGATGAGCAGGTTATGATTGCTAAGACGACTGAAGATTATGTAGTGAATGAAGTTGTCCCGCAAATTGAACATCTTGAAAACCATGAATTTGACCGTTCGGTAAAACTATTGAAGCAAGCTGGAGATCTTGGCCTATTGGGCGCAGATGTTCCGGAGGAATACGGCGGGCTTGCGTTAGATAAAGTAAGCTCAGCACTTATTGCAGAGAAAATGGCGCGTGCAGGAGGCTTTTCCATCTCTCACGGCGCACATGTCGGCATAGGCTCCCTTCCAATTGTTCTATTCGGAAATGAAGAGCAAAAGCAAAAATACCTTCCTGAACTTGCTACAGGCGAAAAGCTTGCCGCTTATGCATTGACAGAGCCAAGCTCCGGTTCTGACGCTCTTGGAGCAAAAACAACTGCCAAGCTGAATGCTGAGGGCACACACTATGTATTAAACGGCGAAAAGCAATGGATAACAAATGCAGGCTTCGCAGATGTATTCGTAGTATACGCAAAAATTGACGGCGAACACTTCTCTGCATTCATCGTTGAAAGAGAGTTTCCTGGCGTATCAGTAGGGGCAGAAGAAAAGAAAATGGGAATCAAGAGCTCTTCTACCCGTACGTTAATTCTTGAAGACGCCGAGGTTCCAAAGGAAAACCTGCTGGGTGAATTCGGCAAGGGCCATGTGATTGCTTTTAATATCTTAAATATTGGCCGCTATAAGCTAGGAGTAGGTGCAGTTGGCGGGGCGAAGCGCGCATTTGAACTTGCTGTTCAATATGCCAATCAGCGTCAGCAATTTAAGACACCAATCTCTCAGTTTAATTTGACAAAAGAAAAGCTGGGAACGATGGCTTCTAAGATTTATGCCGCAGAAAGTGCAGTATACCGGACTGTAGGCTTATTTGAGGACCGTATGAGCAAGCTTACAGATGAAGAAATAAAAGATGGCAAGGAAGTTGCAAAGTCAATTGCTGAATATGCAATTGAGTGCTCCATGAATAAATTCTTTAATACGGAAGTCCTCGACTACGTAGTAGATGAAGGTGTTCAGATCCACGGAGGCTATGGTTTCATGGCTGAATATGAGATTGAAAGAGCTTACCGTGATTCACGCATTAACCGTATTTTCGAAGGAACAAACGAAATCAACCGACTATTAGTACCAGGAACGTATCTCCGCAAAGCACTAAAGGGAGAGCTTCCGTTATTCCAAAAAGCCCAGGCTCTGCAGGAAGAGCTCATGATGATGATGCCTGAAGAGCCTGGTGACGAGCCGCTTGCACAGGAAAAATATCTGGTTAAGAACGCGAAGAAGATCGGACTGCTTGCTGCTGGTCTGGCAGCACAAAAGTATGGAAAGGCTCTTGATAAAGAACAGGAAGTACTTGTAAACATTGCGGATATTATTTCGAATGCTTATGCAATGGAATCTGTCGTTCTTCGCACTGAAAAGGCCATCGAAAAAGCTGGCCTTGAAAAGAGCAAACAAAAGCTTCTGTACACTCAAATCTTCTGCCAGGAGGCATTTAACGAAATTGAGCAGGATGCAAAGGAAACACTTGTGGCAGTTGAAAACGGCGATGCACTGCGCATGATGATCTCAGCACTGCGCAAATTCACGCGCCACACCCCAGTCAACGTGATTACAAAGAAGCGTGAAGCATCAGAAAAGCTGATCGACGCGGAACGTTTTACCGTTTAA
- the gcvH gene encoding glycine cleavage system protein GcvH: MSTPKELRYSEEHEWVKTEDGKVRIGITHFAQSELGDIVFVELPEVGDELSANEPFGSVESVKTVSELYAPLSGKVVEVNEDLNDNPEFVNESPYEKAWMVVVEPSDLSEVESLMTAEQYEEMTNED, translated from the coding sequence ATGAGCACACCAAAAGAATTACGTTATTCAGAAGAGCATGAGTGGGTAAAAACAGAAGATGGGAAAGTCCGCATTGGGATTACGCATTTCGCGCAATCAGAACTTGGGGACATCGTATTCGTTGAGCTTCCTGAAGTTGGAGATGAGCTAAGTGCAAACGAACCATTCGGAAGCGTAGAATCTGTAAAAACAGTGTCTGAACTTTATGCGCCTTTAAGCGGTAAAGTGGTTGAAGTAAATGAAGACCTTAACGACAACCCTGAGTTCGTAAACGAATCTCCATATGAAAAAGCATGGATGGTTGTGGTGGAGCCTTCAGATTTAAGCGAAGTAGAAAGCTTAATGACTGCTGAGCAATATGAAGAAATGACAAACGAAGACTAA
- a CDS encoding arsenate reductase family protein, with protein sequence MALTFYWYPKCGTCRKAKKWLDEHNLSYEEIHITENPPSRSELEELYKKSGLELKKFFNTSGQKYRELGLKDKVKTSSDEELLDILATDGMLIKRPLLTDGEKVTVGFKEEEYEKTWLS encoded by the coding sequence ATGGCGTTGACTTTTTATTGGTATCCTAAATGCGGGACATGCCGGAAGGCCAAGAAATGGCTTGACGAACATAATCTGTCCTATGAAGAAATACATATAACAGAGAATCCGCCTTCTCGAAGCGAACTTGAAGAGCTTTATAAAAAGAGCGGTCTGGAACTAAAAAAGTTCTTTAATACGAGCGGCCAAAAATATCGGGAGCTCGGCTTGAAGGACAAAGTTAAAACCTCTTCAGATGAAGAGCTGCTCGATATTTTGGCAACAGACGGCATGCTGATCAAGCGTCCGCTGCTGACAGATGGAGAGAAAGTAACAGTGGGCTTCAAAGAAGAGGAATATGAAAAGACATGGCTTTCCTAA
- a CDS encoding SCP2 sterol-binding domain-containing protein produces the protein MRDLPDVFIRELKTKGHLRFFLRKSNFSLLIKAGNTCIPLEISNGEIRKASRPSHYDVEIAGSEEAVLSLITGKVKLRNAISQNEIMLETTFRKKLLLESFFCLGKISLHNT, from the coding sequence GTGAGGGATTTACCTGATGTATTTATCCGGGAATTAAAGACTAAAGGGCACCTCAGATTTTTCTTAAGAAAATCAAACTTTTCTTTGCTTATTAAGGCGGGAAACACATGCATTCCTTTGGAAATATCGAATGGGGAAATACGGAAGGCTAGCCGCCCCAGCCATTATGATGTGGAAATCGCGGGATCGGAAGAAGCTGTATTGTCACTGATTACAGGGAAAGTAAAGCTAAGGAATGCCATTTCCCAAAATGAAATAATGCTGGAAACCACATTTAGAAAAAAGTTGCTGCTCGAGTCTTTTTTCTGTTTAGGGAAAATTTCACTGCACAATACTTGA
- a CDS encoding toprim domain-containing protein gives MNDGIPEKVIIVEGKSDKTKVKSIIREPVEIICTNGTISITKLDELIDTLFDKDVYILVDADSAGEKLRKQFKREFPEAEHLYIDRMYREVATAPEHHLATVLLGANIDVYTQYLDR, from the coding sequence ATGAACGATGGAATTCCGGAAAAAGTGATTATTGTCGAGGGAAAGTCAGATAAAACAAAGGTTAAAAGCATTATAAGAGAGCCCGTTGAAATTATCTGCACAAATGGAACAATAAGCATTACCAAACTGGATGAATTAATTGACACACTGTTTGATAAGGATGTATATATATTGGTGGATGCAGATTCAGCAGGTGAAAAGCTGAGAAAACAATTCAAAAGGGAATTTCCAGAGGCAGAGCATCTATACATCGACAGAATGTACAGAGAAGTAGCGACAGCACCGGAACACCATTTGGCAACAGTGCTGCTGGGAGCTAACATTGACGTTTATACACAATATCTGGACAGATAA
- a CDS encoding MetQ/NlpA family ABC transporter substrate-binding protein, whose translation MKKWLSLALALAVALVLAACGTSEKDGNAGEGGESKENTKITVGASNVPHAEILEEAKPLLEEKGFELDVVPFQDYVLPNQALESKELDANYFQHIPYLESQKAEHGYDFTNAGGIHIEPIGVYSQKYKSLDELPEGASIIMSNSVADHGRILSMLEAEGLITLNEDVEKTEATLEDIKENPKKLKFDTEYEASLLPQIYNNGEGDAVLINSNYAIDAGLNPLEDSIAIEDKDSPYVNVIAVRTGDEEKEGIKALVEVLRSKEIQDFILEKYKGAVVPVSE comes from the coding sequence ATGAAAAAATGGTTATCACTTGCTCTTGCACTTGCAGTAGCACTTGTTCTTGCAGCTTGCGGAACTTCGGAAAAAGACGGCAATGCCGGTGAAGGCGGAGAAAGTAAAGAAAACACTAAAATTACAGTAGGGGCTTCCAACGTACCTCACGCTGAAATTCTTGAAGAAGCAAAGCCATTACTTGAAGAAAAAGGCTTTGAACTTGATGTTGTGCCATTCCAGGATTATGTATTGCCAAACCAGGCTCTTGAGTCTAAGGAGCTGGATGCAAACTATTTCCAGCACATTCCTTACCTTGAGTCACAGAAAGCTGAACATGGATATGATTTTACAAATGCAGGCGGAATTCATATTGAACCAATCGGAGTATATTCCCAAAAGTATAAGAGCCTTGATGAACTTCCTGAGGGTGCATCAATCATCATGAGCAACTCAGTAGCAGACCATGGCCGTATTCTCTCCATGCTTGAAGCAGAGGGACTTATTACTTTAAATGAAGATGTAGAAAAAACGGAAGCAACTCTGGAAGATATTAAAGAAAATCCTAAAAAGTTAAAGTTTGATACTGAATATGAAGCATCACTTCTTCCTCAAATCTACAATAATGGAGAAGGGGATGCAGTCCTGATCAATTCCAATTATGCAATTGATGCCGGGTTGAATCCTCTTGAAGATTCAATTGCAATTGAAGACAAAGATTCACCATACGTAAATGTAATTGCAGTCCGCACAGGCGATGAAGAAAAAGAAGGAATTAAAGCTCTTGTAGAAGTGCTTCGTTCTAAAGAAATTCAGGATTTCATTCTTGAAAAATATAAAGGTGCCGTTGTGCCGGTATCTGAGTAA